One stretch of Clavibacter californiensis DNA includes these proteins:
- a CDS encoding ABC transporter permease subunit: protein MIPTTGTTRHPHAARDPRRTRVTFRRATRSELLKLATLRSTRWTAALVVLAGVGISVMASLVANPLPAGSSPSTADAGTAAVLTTPLLLSQIVVGVLGVLAMGSEYSSGTIRSTLAAVPDRLQALAAKALAVALVAFALGVIPGLAAYLLTLGTRADLGYDGGLASWGVLGPLLGSGAYLAMIALLGLALATLMRSGLAAITAFIGIQLVLPTVVGLLPDLGGVPAYDLLLTTAGRILTGTTGSIAPPPATGLEVAVVAAWLLLPATAAALFFRRRDA from the coding sequence ATGATCCCGACCACCGGAACCACCCGCCACCCGCACGCCGCCCGCGACCCCCGGCGCACGCGGGTCACGTTCCGCCGCGCGACCCGCTCCGAGCTGCTCAAGCTCGCGACGCTCCGCTCCACCCGCTGGACCGCCGCGCTGGTCGTGCTCGCGGGCGTCGGCATCAGCGTGATGGCGTCGCTCGTGGCGAACCCGCTGCCCGCCGGCTCCTCGCCGTCGACCGCGGACGCGGGCACGGCCGCCGTCCTCACGACGCCGCTGCTGCTCAGCCAGATCGTCGTCGGCGTGCTCGGAGTGCTCGCCATGGGGTCCGAGTACTCGTCCGGCACGATCCGCTCCACCCTCGCCGCGGTGCCGGACCGCCTCCAGGCGCTGGCCGCGAAGGCGCTCGCGGTCGCGCTGGTCGCGTTCGCACTCGGGGTGATCCCCGGCCTCGCCGCCTACCTGCTGACCCTCGGCACGCGCGCCGACCTCGGCTACGACGGCGGCCTCGCGTCGTGGGGCGTGCTCGGGCCGCTGCTCGGATCCGGCGCCTACCTCGCCATGATCGCCCTCCTCGGCCTGGCGCTCGCGACCCTGATGCGCAGCGGCCTCGCGGCCATCACCGCGTTCATCGGGATCCAGCTCGTGCTGCCCACCGTCGTCGGCCTGCTGCCCGATCTCGGCGGCGTCCCGGCGTACGACCTGCTCCTCACGACAGCCGGCCGGATCCTCACGGGCACCACGGGGAGCATCGCCCCGCCGCCCGCGACCGGCCTCGAGGTCGCCGTCGTCGCGGCCTGGCTCCTGCTCCCGGCGACCGCCGCGGCGCTCTTCTTCCGCCGCCGCGACGCCTAG